A section of the Pseudanabaena sp. BC1403 genome encodes:
- a CDS encoding DUF1648 domain-containing protein, which yields MKLPLYIILFLFGLAIAQSIYFYPLLPEVVGSHFDVAGKVNGTSSKMGYFIVYFVSLVITSSFTVILPLIFKYVPTSMINLPHREYWLSDERREESFKFLNVHFSWFGVATMLLMVIIFHLTFLANLSPIKELSVPAPWALLVAFVLFTVWWTVVLLRHFPKPS from the coding sequence ATGAAATTACCGTTGTATATCATTCTATTTTTATTTGGATTAGCGATCGCCCAAAGTATCTATTTCTATCCATTACTACCAGAGGTCGTAGGCTCTCATTTTGATGTCGCAGGTAAAGTTAATGGAACTTCTTCTAAGATGGGCTACTTTATAGTCTATTTTGTGTCCCTTGTTATAACTAGTTCCTTTACGGTCATACTGCCTCTAATTTTCAAGTATGTACCAACTTCTATGATTAATTTGCCCCATCGAGAATATTGGCTATCGGATGAACGACGCGAGGAGTCTTTTAAGTTTCTCAATGTACATTTTTCTTGGTTTGGGGTTGCCACGATGCTACTGATGGTGATTATCTTCCATCTCACATTTTTAGCAAATCTAAGTCCGATTAAAGAACTCAGCGTTCCTGCGCCTTGGGCTTTGTTAGTGGCTTTTGTTTTATTCACAGTCTGGTGGACTGTAGTACTATTAAGGCATTTCCCTAAGCCATCATAA